From the genome of Candidatus Thermoplasmatota archaeon, one region includes:
- the phoU gene encoding phosphate signaling complex protein PhoU, producing the protein MSPHERRFHHDVEDLVARVAKMADLSRASVHDGVEAFAALDLEAADRVIRMNQEINRLDVEIEARALDLIALHQPMAVDLRTLGATLKVITYLDRIGRYGYDVAKATHAMEGKTHIRRLVGIPLMRDKALALLERAVTSLKTRNATLARTVQPMDDEVDGLYEQIFRECVTHMIEDPRNITPCTQYILVARHLERVGDNAGKIAEKAIYAITGERRLDLDAEPAGP; encoded by the coding sequence ATGAGCCCCCACGAGCGCCGATTCCACCACGACGTCGAGGACCTGGTCGCCCGCGTCGCGAAGATGGCCGACCTCAGCCGCGCGAGCGTCCACGACGGCGTCGAGGCCTTCGCGGCGCTCGACCTCGAGGCCGCGGACCGCGTCATACGCATGAACCAGGAGATCAACCGCCTCGACGTCGAGATCGAGGCCCGCGCCCTCGACCTCATCGCGCTCCACCAGCCGATGGCGGTCGACCTGCGCACGCTCGGCGCGACGCTCAAGGTGATCACGTACCTGGACCGGATCGGCCGGTACGGCTACGACGTCGCGAAGGCCACGCACGCGATGGAGGGCAAGACCCACATCCGCCGGCTCGTCGGCATCCCGCTCATGCGCGACAAGGCGCTCGCGCTCCTCGAACGGGCCGTCACGTCGCTCAAGACCCGCAACGCGACGCTCGCCCGCACGGTGCAGCCCATGGACGACGAGGTGGACGGCCTCTACGAGCAGATCTTCCGCGAGTGCGTCACGCACATGATCGAGGATCCGCGCAACATCACCCCCTGCACGCAGTACATCCTCGTCGCGCGGCACCTGGAGCGCGTGGGCGACAACGCCGGCAAGATCGCCGAGAAGGCCATCTACGCGATCACGGGCGAGCGCCGCCTCGACCTCGACGCAGAGCCCGCGGGTCCATGA